One Alnus glutinosa chromosome 3, dhAlnGlut1.1, whole genome shotgun sequence genomic region harbors:
- the LOC133864600 gene encoding LOB domain-containing protein 21, whose translation MKNHEPRSSSSCAACKLLKRRCTPNCIFAPYFCSDEPTKFAKVHKVFGASNVSKILAEVPEEQREDTVNSLAFEAEARLRDPVYGCIGAIALLQRKTVELQHDLTIARARLALYAATSSSSSSSIILDDHVSMAPFPSVPGCDGLAYSFGQSSSDLSRYGPLNDFGHGPYIS comes from the coding sequence ATGAAGAATCATGAGCCCCGTTCAAGTTCTTCTTGTGCAGCCTGCAAGTTGCTGAAAAGAAGATGCACTCCCAATTGTATATTTGCGCCGTATTTTTGCTCCGACGAGCCGACGAAATTTGCCAAAGTCCACAAGGTGTTTGGAGCAAGCAATGTGAGCAAGATCCTCGCTGAAGTGCCGGAGGAGCAACGTGAAGACACGGTGAATTCGCTCGCATTTGAGGCGGAGGCAAGGCTTAGGGACCCTGTTTATGGCTGCATTGGTGCCATAGCTTTGCTGCAGAGAAAGACGGTTGAGCTGCAACATGACCTGACCATTGCTAGAGCTCGTCTTGCTCTCTATGCTGctacttcttcatcttcttcttcgtctatTATCTTGGATGATCACGTTAGCATGGCTCCCTTCCCTAGTGTTCCTGGTTGCGATGGACTGGCTTATAGTTTCGGCCAGAGTTCATCTGATTTGAGCAGATATGGACCGCTGAATGATTTCGGCCACGGCCCATACATATCATGA
- the LOC133864577 gene encoding alcohol acyltransferase 9, whose protein sequence is MGTSVHVKEAVMVAPCEPTPARVLTLSAIDSQLFLRFTIEYLFVYRARPGLDHGATTACVKAALAKALVPYYPLAGRVRAKPDGSCLEVVCRAQGALFIEAASDRYSITDFERAPKYVTQWRKLLSLHVADVLKGAPPLVVQLTWLKDGAAAVGVGINHCLCDGIGSAEFLNSFAELASGRRGVVTEPKPVWERHLLDPLPVGLPCSNSVTHPEFNRVPDICGFLTRFSNERLAPTSITFDQRHLSQLKNLATSTNPPISTESSYTSFEVLSAHIWRSWARALNLPSNQVLKLLFSVNFRDRVKPSLPSGYYGNAFVLACAQTSVKDLVEKGLGYASALVRSSKERVDNEYVKSVVESVSHSSTCPDSVGVLIVSQWSRLGLEKVDFGMGEPNHVGPICCDRYCLLLPVFDQRDAVKVMVAVPTSAVDNYNYLARSPYS, encoded by the coding sequence ATGGGAACCTCTGTTCATGTCAAGGAGGCTGTTATGGTCGCTCCCTGCGAGCCAACTCCAGCGCGTGTTCTCACTCTCTCAGCTATTGACTCCCAGCTCTTCCTTCGCTTCACCATCGAGTATCTCTTCGTCTACAGGGCTCGCCCTGGTTTGGACCATGGTGCGACCACGGCTTGTGTTAAGGCCGCGCTCGCGAAAGCCTTGGTGCCGTACTACCCTTTAGCCGGAAGAGTCAGGGCTAAGCCTGACGGTTCGTGTCTTGAGGTAGTGTGTCGAGCCCAGGGTGCGTTGTTCATTGAAGCCGCTTCTGACAGATACTCAATTACCGATTTCGAGAGGGCTCCAAAATATGTGACCCAGTGGAGAAAGCTACTTTCCCTCCACGTGGCCGACGTTCTCAAAGGGGCCCCGCCTCTTGTGGTGCAGCTGACGTGGCTGAAGGACGGAGCAGCGGCGGTGGGTGTTGGAATTAACCATTGTCTCTGTGATGGAATTGGTAGCGCTGAGTTTCTCAACTCGTTCGCTGAGTTGGCTTCTGGGAGACGCGGAGTAGTCACCGAGCCGAAACCAGTCTGGGAACGTCACCTTCTCGACCCATTACCCGTAGGGCTTCCATGCAGTAACTCAGTGACTCACCCCGAGTTCAACCGAGTCCCTGACATCTGCGGATTCTTGACTCGCTTCTCCAACGAGAGACTCGCCCCTACTTCAATCACCTTCGATCAAAGACATCTCAGCCAGCTCAAGAATCTAGCTACTTCCACGAATCCGCCCATTAGTACTGAGTCATCGTACACGTCATTCGAGGTTCTTTCAGCACACATCTGGAGGAGCTGGGCTAGAGCACTAAACTTACCTTCCAACCAAGTTTTGAAGCTCCTTTTCAGTGTCAATTTTCGTGACCGAGTCAAGCCGAGTCTACCGAGCGGGTACTATGGCAACGCGTTTGTACTAGCGTGCGCGCAAACGAGCGTTAAAGATCTCGTTGAAAAGGGCTTGGGATATGCCTCAGCGTTGGTTAGAAGCTCCAAAGAGAGAGTGGACAACGAATACGTAAAGAGCGTGGTGGAATCGGTGAGTCATTCATCGACGTGTCCGGACTCAGTGGGCGTTCTCATCGTGTCGCAATGGTCAAGGCTAGGGTTAGAAAAGGTTGACTTCGGCATGGGAGAGCCAAATCACGTGGGACCCATTTGTTGTGATAGATACTGCTTGCTTTTGCCAGTCTTTGATCAGAGGGACGCCGTGAAGGTGATGGTGGCGGTTCCCACAAGTGCCGTTGACAACTACAATTATTTAGCAAGGAGTCCATACTCGTGA
- the LOC133864021 gene encoding trihelix transcription factor ENAP1 isoform X1 — MDRPSPKPTTRPHHGSVGGGGSGGREDCWSEGATEILIEAWGDRYVQLNRGNLRQKDWKEVADTVNGRQNGVKPRKTDIQCKNRIDTLKKKYKLEKAKSPPSQWPFFYRLDSLIGTNAVAKKPPTVTFTVKPSSKPKPNPNPNPNSNLLVYSGAGSTDSSLGGDDDDDDVDDEDDDDGGGVALDGRVSRKHRMESVDLSDGAACRELARAILKFGEIYERIESSKQQQMMELERQRMEFTKDLEFQRMNMFMDAHLEIEKMKRPKYAPSSGKKQ, encoded by the exons ATGGACCGCCCGAGTCCGAAACCGACCACCCGGCCCCACCACGGTTCCGTCGGCGGCGGCGGCAGCGGGGGGCGGGAGGATTGTTGGAGCGAGGGCGCCACGGAGATACTGATCGAGGCCTGGGGAGACCGTTATGTCCAGCTCAACCGCGGAAACCTCCGTCAGAAGGACTGGAAGGAGGTCGCCGACACCGTCAACGGACGTCAAAACGGCGTTAAGCCGCGCAAGACGGACATCCAGTGCAAGAACCGGATCGACACGTTGAAGAAGAAGTACAAGCTCGAGAAGGCCAAATCCCCTCCGTCCCAATGGCCCTTCTTCTACCGCCTCGACTCGCTCATCGGTACCAACGCCGTTGCCAAGAAGCCCCCCACGGTTACTTTCACCGTCAAGCCCTCCTCCAAGCCCAAAcccaaccctaaccctaaccctaactctaatCTCTTAGTTTACTCCGGTGCGGGGTCCACGGACAGTTCGCTTGGCggcgatgatgatgatgatgatgtcgACGACGAGGACGATGATGATGGTGGAGGTGTAGCGCTTGATGGGAGGGTGTCGAGGAAGCATCGGATGGAGAGCGTAGATTTGTCGGATGGGGCGGCGTGTAGGGAATTGGCAAGGGCGATACTGAAGTTCGGGGAGATCTACGAGAGGATCGAGAGTTCGAAGCAGCAGCAGATGATGGAGCTGGAGAGGCAGAGGATGGAGTTCACTAAGGACCTTGAGTTTCAGAGAATGAATATGTTCATGGACGCTCATTTGGAGATTGAGAAAATGAAGCGCCCCAAGTACGCTCCGAGCTCAG GGAAGAAGCAATAA
- the LOC133864035 gene encoding pentatricopeptide repeat-containing protein At3g56030, mitochondrial-like: MSFLRKLPHKPHNSLSMLTVITRFFTTLNPKPNPFPDVPTSAYYDDLVYAAGRSRDFETLRDVLNKRVRDGCFNTSKTFNFITNTETSLSVLDDLSQTLARLDKGLPRKSAYDSLISRLCKLGRIDESLRVVHTMAREGFGLNVCSFHTILNALTRKKEMERAWGVMKLMREYQIPPDLTAYNYFLSAHCFVRDLTSATDVLTKMVEEGVKADTRTYDALVLGACKAGKVEGALVVLRSMVDDGLPVLLSTHMYVVKALLRLGYYAQAIEFVRIFAGRETWLDTHSFGCLASKLIELERFDEAKLVLEEMNKRDLEMGDKLMDFYRLNFRDKKN, from the coding sequence ATGTCGTTTCTCCGAAAGCTCCCACACAAACCCCATAATTCCCTTTCTATGCTCACCGTCATCACCCGGTTTTTcacaaccctaaacccaaagCCTAACCCATTCCCTGATGTGCCCACCTCCGCCTACTACGACGACCTGGTCTACGCCGCAGGCCGGTCCAGGGACTTCGAAACGCTCCGCGACGTCCTCAACAAGCGCGTGAGGGACGGTTGCTTCAACACCTCCAAGACTTTCAACTTCATCACCAACACTGAGACCTCCTTGTCCGTACTCGACGACCTTTCCCAAACCCTAGCTCGCCTCGACAAAGGGTTACCGCGGAAGAGCGCGTACGATTCACTGATATCGCGTCTGTGCAAGTTGGGTCGAATCGACGAGTCCCTCCGCGTCGTCCACACGATGGCGCGCGAGGGGTTCGGTCTGAATGTGTGTAGCTTTCACACCATACTGAACGCGCTCACGAGGAAGAAGGAAATGGAGCGTGCGTGGGGCGTGATGAAGCTGATGAGGGAGTATCAGATCCCGCCAGATCTGACGGCTTATAATTACTTTCTGTCGGCGCACTGTTTCGTCCGAGATTTGACTTCGGCGACCGACGTGTTGACCAAGATGGTGGAGGAGGGGGTGAAAGCAGACACGCGTACGTACGACGCGCTGGTGCTGGGCGCGTGTAAAGCGGGGAAGGTGGAGGGTGCACTGGTGGTGCTGAGGAGTATGGTTGATGATGGACTGCCGGTGCTATTGTCCACACACATGTACGTTGTAAAAGCGCTGCTGAGGCTGGGCTATTATGCGCAGGCCATTGAGTTTGTGAGGATTTTTGCTGGAAGGGAAACGTGGCTGGACACTCACAGCTTTGGGTGTTTGGCTAGCAAGCTCATCGAGTTGGAGAGGTTTGATGAGGCAAAGTTGGTCTTGGAGGAAATGAACAAAAGAGATTTGGAGATGGGAGATAAATTAATGGACTTTTACAGACTGAATTTTAGAGATAAAAAGAACTAA
- the LOC133864021 gene encoding trihelix transcription factor ENAP1 isoform X2, whose amino-acid sequence MDRPSPKPTTRPHHGSVGGGGSGGREDCWSEGATEILIEAWGDRYVQLNRGNLRQKDWKEVADTVNGRQNGVKPRKTDIQCKNRIDTLKKKYKLEKAKSPPSQWPFFYRLDSLIGTNAVAKKPPTVTFTVKPSSKPKPNPNPNPNSNLLVYSGAGSTDSSLGGDDDDDDVDDEDDDDGGGVALDGRVSRKHRMESVDLSDGAACRELARAILKFGEIYERIESSKQQQMMELERQRMEFTKDLEFQRMNMFMDAHLEIEKMKRPKYAPSSA is encoded by the exons ATGGACCGCCCGAGTCCGAAACCGACCACCCGGCCCCACCACGGTTCCGTCGGCGGCGGCGGCAGCGGGGGGCGGGAGGATTGTTGGAGCGAGGGCGCCACGGAGATACTGATCGAGGCCTGGGGAGACCGTTATGTCCAGCTCAACCGCGGAAACCTCCGTCAGAAGGACTGGAAGGAGGTCGCCGACACCGTCAACGGACGTCAAAACGGCGTTAAGCCGCGCAAGACGGACATCCAGTGCAAGAACCGGATCGACACGTTGAAGAAGAAGTACAAGCTCGAGAAGGCCAAATCCCCTCCGTCCCAATGGCCCTTCTTCTACCGCCTCGACTCGCTCATCGGTACCAACGCCGTTGCCAAGAAGCCCCCCACGGTTACTTTCACCGTCAAGCCCTCCTCCAAGCCCAAAcccaaccctaaccctaaccctaactctaatCTCTTAGTTTACTCCGGTGCGGGGTCCACGGACAGTTCGCTTGGCggcgatgatgatgatgatgatgtcgACGACGAGGACGATGATGATGGTGGAGGTGTAGCGCTTGATGGGAGGGTGTCGAGGAAGCATCGGATGGAGAGCGTAGATTTGTCGGATGGGGCGGCGTGTAGGGAATTGGCAAGGGCGATACTGAAGTTCGGGGAGATCTACGAGAGGATCGAGAGTTCGAAGCAGCAGCAGATGATGGAGCTGGAGAGGCAGAGGATGGAGTTCACTAAGGACCTTGAGTTTCAGAGAATGAATATGTTCATGGACGCTCATTTGGAGATTGAGAAAATGAAGCGCCCCAAGTACGCTCCGAGCTCAG CTTAA
- the LOC133864843 gene encoding U-box domain-containing protein 1-like produces the protein MDEVLAPMMASTGLLPTGALLESLVHLADELASMEKLPSVQVRNISTMIRRIKLLSSLFEEIQETNRQLLPPSSILCLTELFSVIRRVKSLIQGCKDGSCLWALIQTEILSNQFYVLVKEMGRVLDILPLSLLNITADTREQVELLHKQAKRVDLFIDPRELQRRQELLQVMANEKNRNSKSKGFIDSGEVKEIFSCLGLRSPVEYEEEISKLEIEAQKQAGTGGLIAVSNIDNLISLISYSKSIVFNDVESERTKKEYHKQRSLSVGRRNIDHDTSSSQTVVPNIPDEFRCPISLDLMRDPVIVASGHTYDRNSIAQWINSGHYTCPKSGQTLLHMALVPNYALKSLMQQWSEENNIPLVEDRASSFSNDSKGKLDENAVDHISAAKASVDAVKLTAEFLVGKLATGSVEIQTQAAYELRLLAKTSMDNRRVIAEAGAIPFLVTLLSSHDPRIQENAVTALLNLSIYDNNKILIMAAGAVDSVIGVLESGKTMEARENAAAAIFSMSMKDDCKVAIGARPRAIPALVGLLREGTAAGKRDAATALFNLAVYNANKAIVVVAGAVPVLVDLLMDDKAGVTDDALSVLALLLGCSEGLEEIRKSRVLVPLLTDLLRFGSPKGKENSIALLLGLCKDGGEEVARRLLLNPRSIPSLQSLAANGSLRARRKADALLRILNRCCSQSHNPVG, from the coding sequence ATGGATGAAGTTCTTGCTCCAATGATGGCCTCCACAGGCCTCTTGCCAACTGGGGCTTTGCTAGAGTCATTGGTTCATCTAGCCGATGAACTTGCTTCCATGGAAAAGCTTCCTTCTGTGCAGGTTAGAAACATATCGACCATGATAAGAAGGATCaagcttctttcttctttgtttgaggagattcAAGAAACAAACAGACAGCTGCTTCCACCCTCTTCAATCCTGTGTCTCACTGAGCTTTTCTCTGTGATTCGGAGAGTTAAGTCTTTGATTCAAGGGTGTAAGGATGGCAGCTGTCTGTGGGCGCTTATACAGACGGAAATCCTTTCCAATCAGTTTTATGTTCTGGTGAAGGAGATGGGGAGGGTTCTTGACATTCTGCCTCTAAGCTTGCTTAATATAACAGCTGATACAAGAGAGCAAGTCGAGCTTCTTCACAAGCAGGCGAAGAGGGTGGATTTGTTTATTGACCCTCGAGAGCTTCAAAGAAGACAAGAGCTTCTACAAGTAATGGCCAACGAGAAGAATAGAAATAGCAAGAGCAAGGGCTTCATTGATTCTGGAGAAGTGAAAGAGATTTTCAGCTGTCTTGGTTTGAGAAGCCCAGTTGAATACGAAGAGGAAATTTCAAAGCTAGAGATTGAAGCACAGAAGCAGGCAGGAACGGGTGGTCTAATCGCCGTATCCAATATAGACAATCTCATATCCCTCATTTCATATTCCAAATCCATTGTTTTCAATGATGTAGAAAGTGAGAGAACAAAAAAGGAGTACCATAAGCAGCGGTCTTTATCCGTAGGTAGGAGGAATATTGATCATGATACTTCGTCTTCTCAAACTGTTGTTCCCAATATTCCTGACGAATTTCGTTGCCCGATTTCACTAGACTTGATGAGAGACCCTGTGATTGTAGCATCAGGGCACACATATGATCGAAATTCGATTGCCCAGTGGATTAATTCCGGGCATTATACCTGCCCAAAAAGCGGGCAAACGCTACTCCACATGGCCCTTGTGCCTAATTATGCACTGAAGAGCCTCATGCAACAATGGTCCGAGGAGAACAACATCCCTTTAGTTGAAGATAGGGCATCGTCTTTCTCAAACGACAGCAAAGGAAAACTAGACGAGAATGCTGTCGATCACATTTCTGCTGCCAAAGCGAGTGTCGATGCTGTCAAATTGACAGCTGAGTTTCTCGTGGGGAAACTGGCAACTGGTTCGGTGGAAATCCAGACGCAGGCAGCTTATGAGCTTCGGTTACTTGCTAAAACTAGCATGGATAACCGCAGGGTGATTGCCGAGGCAGGAGCTATTCCATTTCTAGTGACATTACTAAGCTCCCATGATCccagaattcaagaaaatgctGTCACCGCTTTGCTCAACCTTTCCATCTATGACAACAATAAGATACTGATAATGGCAGCCGGAGCAGTCGACAGCGTAATAGGTGTTTTGGAGTCGGGCAAAACAATGGAGGCAAGAGAAAATGCTGCCGCTGCTATCTTCAGCATGTCGATGAAAGATGATTGCAAGGTGGCCATTGGCGCCCGTCCAAGAGCCATTCCAGCCTTGGTTGGGCTCCTGAGAGAAGGCACTGCTGCTGGGAAAAGAGATGCTGCAACGGCACTCTTTAACCTTGCAGTGTATAACGCTAACAAAGCCATTGTTGTGGTTGCCGGGGCGGTTCCTGTTCTTGTTGACTTGCTGATGGATGACAAGGCAGGCGTAACAGATGATGCCTTATCAGTGCTTGCTCTACTTTTGGGATGCTCTGAAGGGTTGGAGGAGATAAGGAAGAGTAGAGTTCTGGTGCCGCTTCTTACTGATCTTCTCAGATTTGGATCTCCCAAAGGTAAAGAGAACTCTATAGCTCTTCTTCTGGGGCTGTGCAAAGATGGAGGCGAGGAGGTAGCAAGACGTCTGCTATTAAACCCACGAAGCATTCCTTCTCTTCAGAGTTTGGCTGCTAATGGGTCTCTGAGAGCTAGAAGAAAGGCCGATGCACTGCTTAGAATACTCAATAGGTGTTGCTCTCAGTCTCACAATCCTGTTGGATAA